The DNA sequence CTTTAGGAGAACAATGCCATCTCTTGCAGTTTGGAGAGCCAGGTTTTGATGCTCCCTTGTGCAAACTTGGTTCGGACCGATGTGGCCAAACGGCAGTTTGGTCGGGTTGCCATCGAACAAACCGAGTCTCATTCTAATAGAAAAGAGGTTGTGGAGTGCTCGGTCTATATCGGTGACCGCTACCACGTTCTTCTCCACAGCAGATTCTGTGTGCTCCTTCAAATATGAACCACAGTTGACGTCCATTCCTGCAAGTATTCATATTTTGGTCATGAATCAAATTAAGAAACTTCTCATTTTTCGGGGTTCACTTTTTTGGGCCTATTGGGCCCATTGGACTACAAAAAGCCCAAAATCAGGTAACAAAATCAGTAGGCCCAGTAACatgttttttctaaaaatatatttgtttacaTATATTGAGGACACTATTGGGCCCATTGGTTTCACTTACTTGGGCCCACTGgactttaaatatatttgtttacatatataatacttttttccaaataaaaaaactaaattaataaaaatatcccaataatattcttaaactttcacaaaaattacaaaaattacaaaactaCCCTTACTATTAGTTTTGGATAAAAACCATTAGTATTTTGttcaaaaaatactcttaaacttttcattaatacccttgaacggtttttaaaaagttcaaaatatcttaaacGTTGGTactagtttaaaaaaataaagtttaaaaaaattctatcgAAAACCATCTATCATCTCAGAAATTATCTACAAACATTGTAAATACTTTGAAAAGTTCatgggtatttttaaaacgtgtactAACCATATAAAGtgtttttgactttttaaaaagtactAACCATACaattgttttttactttttaaaaacaattaaacgtgtttttggagctttaaaaaaaaaaattaaagtgtttttggtctttttttttttttttatttaaaaatattaatgaaacatttcaaaactcgagtattttttaaatacttttaaaagttaaattgtatttttttaaacaaaacattaactatttccataaaaaaaaaaaaattcaaaatgtgaagatatttttgagattttttttttaagtctaaggtataattgaaaagtttaggggtatttttgagataatttaggctaaaaaaatgttttaaaattataaaaataacccaaaaatttggcataaaaagatattttgtgATTCAGAAAGTCAACGTTCAGTGAAGCAATAGTTTGAAGAAGGACAAGTTAGGGATGGAAGTGAAAATACCAGCTCTAAGGACATCAGCCACCGCATCTTCTGGAGTTTTGGCGTAATTATGCGTCTCATGAACCAGTGACACTGCATCACAGTCCGACACGATGTACCTGCTCGttgtaaaaatataattataacgTTCAACCATCAACCAACAAATCAACAACCTAATAATCGGGAATAATCGGGAATAATCGGGAATAATTGGGATAGGGCTGGGAAATATAATCCATGTTCCTATTCTCGTTTACCACCTTCCCTTTCAACCATGGATAAAGTATTCGAGGGACTCCGACCGACCTCGATTACGTTTAGCACATTCCATTTCAACCATGGATAAGGTATTCGAGGAACCCCGACCTCAATTACGTTTAGCACGTTCCCTTTCGACCATGGATAAGGTATTCAGGGACCCCGACCTCAATTACGTTTAGCACGTTCCCTTTCGACCATGGATAAGGTATTTGAGGACCCTGATCTCAATTACGTTTAGCATGTTCCCTTTCGACCATGGATAAGGTATTCACGGACCCCAACCTCAATTACGTTTAGCACATTCCCTTTCGACCATGGATAAGGTATTCGAGGACCCAATTACGGTTAGCACGTTCCCTTTCGACCATGGATAAGGTATTCGGAGTGACTGACCTCTTAATTGAggtaaataaagagaaaaagaaggccTAACCCATTAAACTTCCATTCTCTTCTTGCAGTAGCAGTCAATAGATGATGATCAGCACAGCTGGGCACCCCATTCACCTTGTTGTACGCACACATTATACCACTCGACCTCCCCTTCTCCACACAGTTCTTAAATGGTGGCTGATATGTATCAGCCATATCCTGCATCGTCACCTGCATTCATATCCCCAATGCCCAACAATCCCATCAGTTCAAATTCCAATTCCATTTTCAGTTCCACAAATCCAAATCCCAGTTACCTCGGCGTCGAATACGTATCGAGTGATCCCGTTCCACCGGTCGAGATCGTAGGCAGTGAAGTGCTTGCAGCATGCCGAAGCTTTGAGTCTGTTCCCAAGCTTCCCTCCTTTTTTGGAGTCCCCTTGAATCCCTCTCACATATGCTACTGAGTATACTCCTGCCACTGTTGGATCTTCTCCTGGTGTTTCTTGCCCTCTTCCCCATCTTGGATCTCTGAATACGTTTATGTTTGGCGCCCAAAATGTTAACCCCTTCGCTTGCCCCACATTGTACACTGCTCTCGCCTCTGTTCCTATCGCCTGTATCGTAGATTCATACACTAATTCATGATGGTTCGTAAACTAGCAGAATGCCCACCAAGTGTTCGACAAAATGAAATCGCTATTGATCTGACTCAAATTCATGTTAAACTACTACTACTGAACTCTGAAGTTAAGCTGATGGATATACCACTAAGAGCTAAGAAATCAGCACAAATTTGAAGGGAAATGGTATCCGATTTCAACAAACTTCCTCTTCTGATACCCATTGAACTACTGCTAAACCATTTAACCCTACAACTTACGTGAAATTGAAATGTAGTTCGTATTGTGAACAGAAATAGCAAGAGAATCAACGGAATGTGTTTGGTTGGGGATTTGATTATACCTTTGCGATTCGGTACCAGAGATCGGCGTCGAAGGTAGCGGCGGTGAGGATAACCTGAGGGAAGCTAGTGACGGCTTTGATGGTGCCGTTGAGGCGTATGCCATGGCGATTGGCAACACCGTGTAGGGCCTCCGACCACCACTCATAGGCGGGGATACCTAGGCGGGGGATCGCCGGAGCAGTGTTGACGAGCTGGAGGATCTTCTCGTTCAATGTGAGCCGAGAGACAAGATCATGGGCTCTTTTCTTGATCGACAGAGAGGTTTTGCAGAATGGGAGGGTTTTGGTGAGTGAGTTGGAAGAGTCACAGGCGTACAGCGGCTTAGAGCACGAAGCGGCGGCGGTAAGGGAGAGGACGGCGAAGAAAACGGCGGCGAACATGGGGAGTTTCATTGTGtgggggaagaagaagaagaaggaagccATGGACAATGGTGAGTGAAGCTTCAGCTTCTTCAGAGATTAAATAGAGCGACGAGGAAACCAAACAACTTCCCAAtcttatcaaattattttctttttcttttttttttcctttaaatttaagaattattaCAATTCATGACgtcatttcattaaaaataaaaaaaattctcaatttgTGGGGacagtttaattttattattatttaacaaaatatttattttaaaattttaattttctaatataattttattaaaaaaaattataaaaatcttaataaatcaatatatattattaaaattctacaactaaatttttaaaaaatttaattttaataattaaaaaaattacactaaagtttaaatattaatattagagtctcaaaattaactaattaatttttataatataacaaaaaaaaatatatatttatgccggtattgaaaatatatttataataaatgggACAGAAACAGGGCAAGTGGAAAAGAGTAATATAATTCCGTTTGTAACCCCGTTTATCTAACCGAGAAAAATGTGTCCTTGCCTCTCCCATTTCCCGTATAACATGGTTTCCCATCCCCATCTAGGGCAGGTCCCGTTACTACACGTACAAATAAGGTGtacctaaattattatttttattattgcgGTTAAATTAAAAGACCTAAAAAGTTTAGCGTATATGATTTTCAACATTCCAGTAGTGTTCGGTGTCTTCCtatatttatcttataaatcAAGTAAACGAGgataaaacatgttaaaataatcgaatattattaaaataaaaaattcttaaaaaatgtaCTGACATGTCCCGCTCATGTCAGCTGTTTAAAGATAAGTAGAcattaaaatccaaaatctgACTACTATGGAAACAAATCCAATAATTTgtccaaatttgaaatttgaaatttgaaaatctgattttttatttatttttgtaatggTGCAtagatttatttgtttaaaattaataaatatttcaaaattaaaattctaaaagtgCAATGTCTGtaattgtaaaataaataaattagaaaaataaagaaatttaaattatcctTTTTTCCTCTGGCTGGATTTATTCCctactttataataaatttggttgCATTACAGCCTGGTTTTACATTATCcattacaaaatattataattatccaatcaatttaatttaaaattttattaaatgtatatagattagatttaaaaattaaataaaatttaaattacataagctaaaattataatttaacataatatttatttattacgaataattaaatagatgGGTGGAGAATATGTTATctcatattaaatattaaaaattcccaatatatatttaaaaaaaaaaaagtaattggCCCAATAATATCCAAAATGGGCTAGACATAATATCAAGAAATGGGCCATACAACATTCCTTGTAATGGGCCGACAGACTGACAAGTAATGGGCCAACAGCATGCCAAGTAATGGGCTTCACGACGTAATTCAGATAGAGTTACCCCGATGCcctttttttaccattttcacATTTACCCTTTTGAactaatactatttttttttttttactgatttatactccattttttttgtttaaaccGGTAATTTTTACCTTGGAAGATATTTTGAACTCATATGGGTCTGTAAGAAGAGTAAGTAACCTAACCATGTTGTcggtgttagacgaacacaatTCTCCANCgtcatttcattaaaaataaaaaaaattctcaatttgTGGGGacagtttaattttattattatttaacaaaatatttattttaaaattttaattttctaatataattttattaaaaaaaattataaaaatcttaataaatcaatatatattattaaaattctacaactaaatttttaaaaaatttaattttaataattaaaaaaattacactaaagtttaaatattaatattagagtctcaaaattaactaattaatttttataatataacaaaaaaaaatatatatttatgccggtattgaaaatatatttataataaatgggACAGAAACAGGGCAAGTGGAAAAGAGTAATATAATTCCGTTTGTAACCCCGTTTATCTAACCGAGAAAAATGTGTCCTTGCCTCTCCCATTTCCCGTATAACATGGTTTCCCATCCCCATCTAGGGCAGGTCCCGTTACTACACGTACAAATAAGGTGtacctaaattattatttttattattgcgGTTAAATTAAAAGACCTAAAAAGTTTAGCGTATATGATTTTCAACATTCCAGTAGTGTTCGGTGTCTTCCtatatttatcttataaatcAAGTAAACGAGgataaaacatgttaaaataatcgaatattattaaaataaaaaattcttaaaaaatgtaCTGACATGTCCCGCTCATGTCAGCTGTTTAAAGATAAGTAGAcattaaaatccaaaatctgACTACTATGGAAACAAATCCAATAATTTgtccaaatttgaaatttgaaatttgaaaatctgattttttatttatttttgtaatggTGCAtagatttatttgtttaaaattaataaatatttcaaaattaaaattctaaaagtgCAATGTCTGtaattgtaaaataaataaattagaaaaataaagaaatttaaattatcctTTTTTCCTCTGGCTGGATTTATTCCctactttataataaatttggttgCATTACAGCCTGGTTTTACATTATCcattacaaaatattataattatccaatcaatttaatttaaaattttattaaatgtatatagattagatttaaaaattaaataaaatttaaattacataagctaaaattataatttaacataatatttatttattacgaataattaaatagatgGGTGGAGAATATGTTATctcatattaaatattaaaaattcccaatatatatttaaaaaaaaaaaagtaattggCCCAATAATATCCAAAATGGGCTAGACATAATATCAAGAAATGGGCCATACAACATTCCTTGTAATGGGCCGACAGACTGACAAGTAATGGGCCAACAGCATGCCAAGTAATGGGCTTCACGACGTAATTCAGATAGAGTTACCCCGATGCcctttttttaccattttcacATTTACCCTTTTGAactaatactatttttttttttttactgatttatactccattttttttgtttaaaccGGTAATTTTTACCTTGGAAGATATTTTGAACTCATATGGGTCTGTAAGAAGAGTAAGTAACCTAACCATGTTGTcggtgttagacgaacacaattctccacaatggtatacacctcccctcgaacaaagtacgccttcACTTAATCAAGtcgtcctttgttcgacatttaaggattctattgacattactaagtttagggtatggctctgataccatgctagacgaacacgactctccacaatggtatgatattgtttactttgagcataagctctcatggctttgctttaggcttccccaaaatgtctcgtaccaatagagatagtattccttgattataaactcatgatcattttttaaattaactgatgtggaactttcatccaacagtCAGGGCACATATGAGCCGAATCCGGAGTCccatctaaataaaataataataaacaaaaatccaataaattaaaagtaatttttttttaaatgattatattatattaacacgatttcaattcattcattacCAAAAGTTAGAAGAGACATCTAGAAGctttaacaaaaagaaataataataataataaaaaaataatgttgagCTAAGGCACCAATTTATCATCCCATAGgctaattaatatattattagaaaaaaagtGCATTAACCATTTATAATTCTATTAaaatctttaattattaattaattaatcttacATCTGTCACGgacaatataattatttatctcTAGCTTTTTATACGTATAATTAGTTTAggtaatatataattaaattgaaaaacaaactttttacattttttttatttgattttttaaaaaaataacataagatatttaatttagaaaacgacctttttatatatttttcgatctctatattaattataatagaTAAAGATCTGATGTGacacaaaattatataattctctatctattttttttaactcgctaattttatttataattaataggtttaatttagtttaccgacttctttattttttataaatataatttattttatatttttaattgttatttaatatcttaatttgAAAACCTATGGTTAGGTAGACATCGAGGGTTTGAAGTATACTCATTTTAACTAGAGAAATTGCAGCgcatattaaatataataaataataataataaaagaaaaggacaaCAATTAatctattaatatattaatttaataaataatattattattatttttagttgtgATAGAAAGGATCAAGTAGTTTACTAAAAAACCAAATAGATTGGAGGTCACACTCAAAATACTTCAATAATTCAAGGacaaaaatggtattttatatgcttaattaattattagtataaaatatatcatattatagGCAATATAAGACAAATAAGCGAGCATTCTCATTTAACTAACAATGCTTTGTATTAGGATCATGATTTGgaaagataaaattttattttaatgaattaattaattgtcaaaataaattaaaaaaatataatatatatgcaccaaaagtaaataaaaattaaaatatattccacAGTATCGAGGTCATAACAAATAGTTAACCTATAACGTTCATTCCCCAAATTTAGATTAGGATTTAGAATCTGGATTCGGTACCTCGTGGGTCCGACATGCTCTTACATTCTCTACGACATGACCACGTTACCTACTTATTTTGGACTTCTCTAAAAGCGAAGATTATTTATGAGATCTTACATAAGTtaaagaggggaacgaaacattccttataagggtgtggaaacctctccctagtagacgcgttttaaaaccatgaaactgaagacgatacgtaacgggctagaGCAGACATatatgttagcggtggacttggactgttacaaatggtatcagagtcagacatagggtggtgtgtcaacgaggacgttgagcctcAAGTGGGgtgattgtgagattccacggtGGGAGgggggaacgaatcattccttataagggcgtagaaacttctccctagtagatgcgttttaaaaccgtgaagttgAAGACGACACGTAACGGGCTAGAGCAGGCACATCTattagcgatgggcttgggatgttacaaatgatatcagagtcagacgtgaggtggtgtgtcaacgaggacattgggcctcaagaggggtggattgtgagattccacatcggtagGAGgggggaacgaatcattcgttataagagtgtgaaaacctctccctagtagacgcgttttaaaactgggAAGCTGaagacgatacgtaacgggctagaGTAAatatatctgttagcggtgggtttgaactgttacaaatggtatcaaagtcagacatggggtggtgtgtcaacgaggacgttgggcctcaaggaggtggattgtgagattccacatcggtaggagggggaacgaatcattccttataagggcgtggaaacctctccctagtagatgcattttaaaaccgtgaagttgaagatgatacgtaacgggctagaGCAGACACATCTattagcgatgggcttgggatgttacaaatgatatcagagtcagacatgaggtggtgtgtcaacgaggacattgggcctcaagaggggtggattgtgagattccacatcggtagGAGgggggaacgaatcattccttataagggtgtggaaacctcttcctagtagacacgttttaaaacagc is a window from the Cucurbita pepo subsp. pepo cultivar mu-cu-16 chromosome LG07, ASM280686v2, whole genome shotgun sequence genome containing:
- the LOC111798400 gene encoding probable beta-D-xylosidase 7 → MASFFFFFPHTMKLPMFAAVFFAVLSLTAAASCSKPLYACDSSNSLTKTLPFCKTSLSIKKRAHDLVSRLTLNEKILQLVNTAPAIPRLGIPAYEWWSEALHGVANRHGIRLNGTIKAVTSFPQVILTAATFDADLWYRIAKAIGTEARAVYNVGQAKGLTFWAPNINVFRDPRWGRGQETPGEDPTVAGVYSVAYVRGIQGDSKKGGKLGNRLKASACCKHFTAYDLDRWNGITRYVFDAEVTMQDMADTYQPPFKNCVEKGRSSGIMCAYNKVNGVPSCADHHLLTATARREWKFNGYIVSDCDAVSLVHETHNYAKTPEDAVADVLRAGMDVNCGSYLKEHTESAVEKNVVAVTDIDRALHNLFSIRMRLGLFDGNPTKLPFGHIGPNQVCTREHQNLALQTARDGIVLLKNSANLLPLSKSKTRSLAVIGHNADNPIMLIGNYAGIPCKFVTPFQGLKSYVKETIYHKGCNWANCTDATVDEAVKIAKSVDYVVLVMGLDQTQEREDFDRTHLGLPGKQEKLIAEVAKAAKRPVVLVILSGGPVDISSAKYNEKVGSILWAGYPGQAGGTAIAEIIFGDHNPGGRLPVTWYPQNFIKVPMTDMRMRADSSSGYPGRTYRFYTGPKVYEFGYGLSYSNFLYKFTSVSENKLYLSHPTATQPAKNSDSVRYTLVSKLDKKFCESKAMNVTIGVRNEGEMAGKHSVLLFVKPKKPVNGSPLKQLVGFKKVEINAGDRSEVEFLLNPCEHASKANEEGLMVIDEGSYSLVVGDVERPFDIFV